The Nitrogeniibacter aestuarii genome has a window encoding:
- the rsmI gene encoding 16S rRNA (cytidine(1402)-2'-O)-methyltransferase → MPDISRSLNTTPSLYVVATPMGNLQDITLRALDVLRQVDVVAAEDTRHTQQLLTAHGIGARLMAAHEHNEQKAATQIIDRLTVGEQVAFVSDAGTPGISDPGARLVARVREAGHPVVPIPGASAVAAAVSVAGLEQGGFHFVGFLPPKSGARKTRLAALVGEADALVFYEAPHRVLDTVADLLAVFGPERALIVARELTKRFEQIVRMPLADAADWFAQDTNRVRGEFVLIVTGAPPETGLSAEAERVLGLLLDEMPLKRAARLAADITGASKNALYQRALELKSAED, encoded by the coding sequence GAATACGACGCCGTCATTGTATGTGGTCGCCACGCCGATGGGGAACCTGCAGGACATCACCCTGCGCGCACTCGATGTACTGCGTCAGGTGGACGTGGTGGCGGCCGAGGACACGCGCCATACCCAGCAACTGCTCACGGCGCATGGCATTGGCGCCAGGCTGATGGCGGCGCATGAACACAACGAACAGAAGGCGGCCACCCAGATTATCGACCGGTTGACGGTAGGGGAGCAGGTGGCCTTCGTCTCCGACGCCGGCACGCCGGGCATTTCCGATCCGGGCGCGCGGCTGGTGGCGCGTGTGCGCGAGGCGGGGCACCCGGTGGTGCCGATTCCCGGTGCCAGCGCGGTCGCCGCGGCCGTCTCGGTGGCCGGGCTGGAACAGGGCGGGTTTCACTTTGTCGGTTTCCTGCCACCCAAATCAGGCGCTCGCAAGACCCGGCTTGCGGCGCTGGTTGGCGAGGCCGACGCGCTGGTCTTCTATGAGGCGCCTCATCGGGTGCTCGATACGGTGGCGGACTTGCTTGCGGTGTTCGGGCCGGAGCGGGCGTTGATCGTCGCGCGCGAGCTGACCAAGCGCTTTGAGCAGATCGTGCGTATGCCGCTGGCCGATGCTGCCGACTGGTTTGCGCAGGACACCAACCGGGTGCGTGGCGAGTTCGTGCTGATCGTCACCGGGGCCCCTCCCGAGACCGGTTTGTCGGCGGAGGCGGAGCGGGTGCTCGGTCTGTTGCTGGACGAAATGCCGCTCAAGCGTGCCGCCCGTCTCGCGGCCGACATCACCGGTGCGTCCAAGAATGCGCTCTATCAGCGGGCCCTCGAGTTGAAGTCCGCAGAAGATTGA
- the pyrC gene encoding dihydroorotase — MQTLTITRPDDWHLHVRDGAAMAAVVPATARRFGRAIIMPNLKPPVVTTADAQAYRERILAAVPEGLKFDPLMTLYLTDNTAPDEIDRARESGIVHAVKLYPAGATTNSDHGVTSIDKVRPVLERMEKLGMVLCVHGEVTHGDIDIFDRERVFIDRVLANLATEYPALRIVFEHITTREAAQFVAEAPANIAATITPQHLLLNRNAIFAGGLNPHHYCLPVLKREIHREALVAAAISGSPKYFLGTDSAPHARGAKETACGCAGCYSAHAGIELYAEAFEAAGALDKLEGFASHFGADFYHLPRNQDSITLRRAEWTVPEAIDYLEGDPLVPLRAGGQIAWTLD, encoded by the coding sequence ATGCAAACGCTTACCATCACCCGCCCCGACGACTGGCACCTGCATGTGCGCGATGGCGCCGCCATGGCCGCCGTCGTGCCGGCCACCGCGCGTCGTTTCGGCCGCGCGATCATCATGCCCAACCTGAAGCCGCCGGTGGTGACGACCGCCGATGCGCAGGCCTACCGCGAGCGCATTCTCGCGGCGGTGCCAGAGGGCCTCAAGTTCGATCCGCTGATGACGTTGTATCTGACAGACAACACGGCCCCCGACGAAATCGACCGGGCCCGCGAGAGCGGCATCGTGCATGCGGTGAAGCTCTACCCGGCCGGGGCAACCACCAATTCGGACCATGGCGTGACCTCGATCGACAAGGTGCGCCCGGTGCTCGAACGGATGGAAAAGCTGGGCATGGTGTTGTGTGTTCACGGAGAGGTGACCCATGGTGACATTGATATCTTTGATCGCGAGCGCGTCTTTATCGATCGTGTGCTGGCGAATCTGGCAACGGAATATCCGGCGCTGCGCATTGTCTTCGAACACATCACGACCCGTGAGGCGGCGCAGTTCGTAGCCGAGGCGCCAGCCAACATCGCCGCCACGATCACGCCGCAGCATTTGTTGCTGAACCGCAACGCGATATTTGCCGGCGGGCTGAATCCGCATCATTACTGCCTGCCTGTGCTCAAGCGCGAAATCCACCGCGAGGCGCTGGTGGCCGCGGCCATTTCGGGTAGCCCGAAGTATTTCCTGGGTACCGATTCGGCGCCGCATGCCAGGGGGGCGAAAGAGACGGCCTGCGGCTGTGCAGGGTGTTATTCGGCCCATGCGGGCATCGAGTTGTATGCCGAGGCTTTCGAAGCTGCCGGTGCGCTGGACAAGCTTGAGGGCTTCGCCAGTCACTTCGGGGCGGACTTCTATCACTTGCCGCGCAATCAGGATTCGATCACGCTGCGTCGCGCCGAGTGGACCGTGCCTGAGGCCATTGACTACCTTGAGGGCGATCCTCTGGTACCCCTGCGCGCGGGTGGCCAGATCGCCTGGACGCTCGACTGA
- a CDS encoding DUF3025 domain-containing protein gives MTDVATHDRPDLLAGRVLFEPLAHWLGQSGQTLPSLDAINRIEAPRGGRPTNVRGQPVRFAAPIEEGAAYETAVFDEGVVATRPDNWHDYFNALVWCAFPRTKAALNARHVAEIARLRANGASERGRVRDALTQFDECGMVVLGAAGQLLDGLAHHAWSEVFWRSRGELVSRTRFILFGHASYDALRQPFPGLCAKVIYLAVPEAVIQSSVSDQVALVDQWLAHYFKHADHTLSPRDFAPLPLLGIPGVVPDNQAIDYYKDVTQFRPLGARKAPDIHGWRPRVVNPL, from the coding sequence ATGACCGACGTTGCGACCCACGACCGGCCTGATCTGTTGGCCGGTCGTGTTCTGTTCGAGCCGCTCGCCCACTGGCTGGGCCAAAGCGGTCAGACCCTGCCTTCGCTGGACGCCATCAACCGTATTGAGGCCCCTCGTGGCGGTCGTCCGACCAATGTCCGTGGACAGCCTGTCAGGTTTGCGGCGCCGATAGAGGAGGGGGCCGCCTACGAGACGGCCGTCTTCGACGAAGGGGTCGTTGCGACGCGCCCCGATAACTGGCACGACTACTTCAATGCGCTTGTGTGGTGTGCCTTTCCGCGAACCAAGGCGGCACTCAACGCGCGCCACGTGGCGGAGATCGCCCGATTGCGGGCCAACGGTGCGTCCGAACGGGGGCGAGTCCGCGATGCGCTGACGCAATTCGACGAATGCGGCATGGTGGTGCTGGGCGCTGCCGGGCAGTTGCTGGACGGGTTGGCGCATCACGCCTGGTCCGAGGTGTTCTGGCGCTCACGCGGCGAACTGGTGTCGCGCACGCGCTTCATCCTGTTCGGTCACGCCAGCTACGATGCACTGCGTCAGCCGTTTCCGGGCCTGTGCGCCAAGGTGATCTATCTGGCTGTGCCCGAAGCGGTCATCCAGTCGTCGGTGAGTGACCAGGTGGCGCTGGTCGACCAGTGGCTGGCGCACTATTTCAAGCATGCCGACCATACGCTGAGTCCGCGAGATTTTGCGCCGCTGCCTCTGCTCGGCATTCCCGGCGTCGTTCCCGATAATCAGGCGATCGACTACTACAAGGACGTGACCCAGTTCCGACCGCTGGGTGCGCGCAAGGCACCGGATATTCATGGTTGGCGCCCGCGGGTGGTCAACCCGCTATAA
- the mraZ gene encoding division/cell wall cluster transcriptional repressor MraZ — protein MFQGAAALSLDAKGRLSIPARHRGALAQDHGEVVVTAHPQHCLLIYPAQAWQPIRDKILSGPSLDKRSAALKRLFVGNARDESLDGSGRVLIAPELRKWADLDKAVWLVGQGSHFELWSDERWQQQQQEWEELTTEDLMAPGLEDLSL, from the coding sequence ATGTTCCAAGGCGCAGCAGCGCTCAGTCTCGATGCGAAGGGTCGCTTGTCGATTCCTGCGCGGCATCGTGGCGCGCTGGCCCAGGACCATGGTGAGGTGGTGGTCACCGCCCATCCCCAGCACTGCCTGCTGATCTACCCCGCGCAGGCATGGCAACCCATTCGGGACAAGATCCTTTCCGGCCCCAGTCTCGACAAGCGATCCGCGGCGCTCAAGCGGCTCTTCGTGGGTAACGCGCGGGACGAGAGTCTGGATGGCTCCGGTCGCGTGTTGATCGCACCGGAGCTGAGAAAGTGGGCCGATCTCGACAAGGCCGTGTGGCTGGTCGGGCAGGGCTCTCATTTCGAGCTGTGGTCAGACGAGCGCTGGCAGCAACAGCAGCAGGAGTGGGAAGAGCTCACCACCGAGGACCTCATGGCCCCGGGGCTCGAGGATCTGTCGCTGTGA
- the rsmH gene encoding 16S rRNA (cytosine(1402)-N(4))-methyltransferase RsmH, with protein sequence MSAEHITVLLNEAVNALAIRPDGCYVDGTFGRGGHSRLVLSRLGAQGRLIAFDRDPRAVEAGAAINDSRFSMVHAPFSDMADSLDAMGVSRVDGVLLDLGVSSPQLDEAARGMSFRFDAPLDMRMDTSRGQTVAQWLASAEVGQITEVIRDYGEERFAHAIAKAVVAARAGGAVSTTGQLAALVEKAVRTREPGQHPATRTFQALRIFINAELEELSLVLPQCVARLSAGGRLAVISFHSLEDRIVKRFMRDESNPPPIPKGLPIREADRPKPRLKLVGKATKPGEAEVSANPRSRSAVLRVAERTEAA encoded by the coding sequence GTGAGCGCCGAGCACATCACCGTCCTGCTCAACGAAGCCGTCAATGCGCTCGCCATCCGGCCGGACGGGTGCTACGTGGATGGGACCTTCGGTCGCGGTGGGCACAGCCGGCTGGTGCTCTCGCGTCTGGGAGCCCAGGGGCGCCTGATCGCTTTCGATCGCGATCCGCGTGCCGTGGAGGCGGGCGCCGCGATCAATGACTCACGTTTTTCAATGGTGCATGCACCGTTCAGCGATATGGCCGATTCGCTCGATGCCATGGGTGTGTCGCGGGTGGATGGGGTGTTGCTTGATCTGGGGGTTTCATCGCCCCAGCTGGACGAAGCCGCGCGCGGCATGAGCTTTCGATTCGATGCTCCGCTGGATATGCGCATGGATACAAGCCGCGGGCAAACCGTGGCGCAATGGCTGGCCTCAGCCGAGGTTGGCCAAATCACCGAGGTGATCAGGGACTATGGGGAAGAACGGTTTGCTCATGCGATTGCAAAGGCGGTTGTTGCTGCTCGGGCAGGGGGAGCTGTGTCAACCACTGGACAACTTGCCGCTCTCGTGGAGAAAGCGGTCCGCACGCGCGAGCCGGGGCAGCACCCGGCGACGCGCACCTTCCAGGCTCTACGGATTTTCATCAACGCGGAGCTTGAAGAGCTGTCGCTAGTCTTGCCGCAGTGTGTGGCACGACTGAGCGCGGGTGGGCGGCTGGCGGTGATCAGCTTCCATTCGCTGGAAGATCGCATCGTCAAGCGCTTCATGCGTGACGAGTCGAACCCGCCGCCGATTCCCAAGGGTTTGCCGATTCGCGAGGCGGATCGCCCGAAGCCTCGGCTCAAGCTGGTGGGCAAGGCGACAAAGCCGGGTGAGGCCGAAGTGAGTGCAAACCCGCGCTCGCGCAGCGCCGTGCTGCGGGTCGCCGAGCGGACGGAGGCTGCGTGA
- the ftsL gene encoding cell division protein FtsL has product MVRIDALLVTLVVLSALGVVASQHQSRKLHTALERETSRMQQLEVEWGQLQLEQSTWAAHVRIEKIARQRLQMQMPPVEQILVIEGGT; this is encoded by the coding sequence ATGGTCAGGATCGATGCCCTGCTGGTCACGCTGGTGGTGCTCAGTGCCCTTGGTGTGGTGGCGTCTCAGCATCAGTCGCGCAAGTTGCACACGGCGCTGGAGCGGGAGACCTCACGCATGCAGCAGCTGGAAGTGGAGTGGGGGCAGCTGCAGCTGGAGCAGAGCACTTGGGCTGCCCATGTGCGAATCGAAAAAATTGCCCGGCAGCGATTGCAGATGCAGATGCCACCGGTCGAGCAGATCCTCGTGATCGAGGGGGGAACATGA
- a CDS encoding peptidoglycan D,D-transpeptidase FtsI family protein, which yields MKKRRNVTFNHNPLLDKGLPVWRPRVVLLALLAGSFALVARAGYLQGVNNEFLQAEGKQRYSRVIEIPATRGKITDRHGTVLAASTPVKSIWAIPSDAELKPAQVRELASLLDMDVRDLDRRLARNTDFSYLKRQVPPGIAEKVEALNLPGIHEHREYRRYYPGAEVMSHVLGFTGVDDKGQEGTELAFDEQLSGKPGSRRVIKDRRGRIVEDAGSIKKPQEGQDIALSIDAKIQYLAYAALQEAISVHNAKAGGVVVLDARTGEVLAMVNAPTYNPNNRGSLTGAQLRNRALTDTFEPGSVLKPFIAGLAIERGKVRFDTVIDTGEGRLTIGNATISDTHRHGLMTVAEVIQKSSNIGIVRMAMNFEPKEMWSLYDSLGFGNSLRTGFPGEAGGRLRPAEHWRPIEQATMAYGHGISVSLMQLAHAYMAFARDGDLVPVSLTRAEAPQLSGQRIFSPQTVRELRAMMEMVTEEGGTATQARVPGYRVAGKTGTAHKLEGAKYTDKYIASFVGLAPASDPRLVVAVMIDEPRNKKYYGGQVAGPVFSKVMAGALRAMSIPPDAPITPMQVAQGGKTETQEKM from the coding sequence ATGAAAAAGCGCCGTAATGTGACCTTCAACCACAATCCGCTCCTCGACAAAGGGCTGCCCGTCTGGCGGCCCCGTGTCGTTTTGCTGGCTCTGTTGGCGGGATCGTTCGCGCTGGTGGCGCGTGCCGGCTATCTGCAGGGCGTGAACAACGAATTTCTGCAGGCCGAAGGCAAGCAGCGCTACTCGCGGGTGATCGAGATTCCCGCCACGCGCGGCAAGATCACGGACCGTCACGGCACGGTGCTGGCCGCCAGCACGCCGGTGAAGTCGATCTGGGCGATTCCGTCCGATGCCGAGCTCAAGCCCGCTCAGGTGCGCGAACTGGCCTCACTGCTCGACATGGATGTGCGCGACCTGGATCGCCGTCTTGCGCGCAACACCGATTTCTCGTACCTGAAGCGTCAGGTGCCGCCGGGCATCGCGGAAAAGGTGGAGGCGTTGAATCTGCCGGGGATTCACGAGCACCGTGAATATCGCCGCTATTATCCGGGTGCCGAGGTGATGTCCCACGTGCTGGGCTTTACCGGCGTGGATGACAAGGGGCAGGAAGGCACCGAGCTGGCGTTCGACGAACAACTGTCGGGCAAGCCGGGTTCGCGCAGGGTGATCAAGGACCGTCGCGGGCGCATCGTGGAAGACGCCGGCTCCATCAAGAAGCCGCAGGAGGGGCAGGACATCGCCCTGTCCATCGACGCCAAGATCCAGTACCTGGCCTATGCCGCGTTGCAGGAGGCCATCTCCGTCCACAACGCGAAGGCCGGCGGCGTGGTGGTGCTCGATGCACGCACCGGCGAAGTGCTGGCCATGGTCAATGCGCCGACCTACAACCCGAACAACCGCGGCTCGCTGACCGGGGCGCAATTGCGCAATCGGGCGCTCACCGACACGTTTGAACCGGGTTCGGTACTCAAGCCGTTCATCGCCGGTCTGGCCATCGAGCGCGGCAAGGTCCGGTTCGATACGGTGATCGACACGGGTGAAGGTCGGCTCACCATCGGCAACGCCACCATTTCCGACACGCACAGACACGGTCTCATGACTGTCGCGGAAGTCATTCAGAAATCGTCCAATATCGGCATCGTCCGCATGGCGATGAACTTCGAGCCAAAGGAAATGTGGTCGCTCTACGACAGCCTGGGTTTCGGCAACTCGCTGCGCACCGGCTTCCCGGGCGAGGCGGGTGGCCGGCTGCGTCCGGCGGAACACTGGCGCCCGATCGAGCAGGCCACCATGGCGTATGGTCACGGCATCTCGGTCAGCCTGATGCAGCTGGCGCATGCCTACATGGCGTTTGCGCGTGATGGCGATCTGGTGCCGGTGTCCCTGACCCGCGCAGAAGCACCGCAATTGTCGGGCCAGCGCATCTTTTCGCCCCAGACCGTGCGGGAGCTGCGCGCCATGATGGAAATGGTGACCGAAGAGGGGGGCACCGCCACTCAGGCGCGTGTGCCGGGCTATCGTGTTGCCGGCAAAACCGGGACTGCCCACAAGCTTGAGGGCGCCAAATACACCGACAAGTACATTGCCTCTTTCGTGGGGCTTGCGCCCGCCAGCGATCCTCGTCTGGTGGTGGCGGTGATGATCGACGAGCCGCGCAACAAGAAGTACTACGGTGGCCAAGTGGCCGGCCCGGTCTTCTCCAAGGTCATGGCCGGCGCGCTGCGCGCCATGTCGATTCCGCCGGATGCGCCGATCACGCCCATGCAGGTGGCCCAGGGCGGTAAAACCGAGACGCAGGAGAAGATGTGA
- a CDS encoding UDP-N-acetylmuramoyl-L-alanyl-D-glutamate--2,6-diaminopimelate ligase, producing the protein MTEAVADTLLAELKDAGIEPTGVTADSRRVVSGDLFLAYPGLTVDGRRFIPAAVEAGACAVVAERGAGASADAGVPIIDADGAQRLGGYLADRIYGRPSATLWVAGVTGTNGKTTTSQWLAMALASCGVRCGIIGTLGSGFPGRLEAGMHTTPDAPAVHRELASLRDAGAEAVAMEVSSIGLHQGRVNGVRFDVAIFTNLSRDHLDYHGDMETYAEAKADLFRMAVGHAVINLDDAFGVELARRMVDAGTATIGYTLVATNAAAAPGVQHLVAEEVRSTASGIRFTVCWAGEQLPVSVRLVAPFNVSNLLAVMATLLARGVSLKDAVQACMPLTPPEGRMQIVGGVGEPLVLVDYAHTPDALEKVLEAARDTTRARRGKLICVVGCGGDRDKGKRPIMGEVASRLSDTAWLTSDNPRTEDPSAILEQVAAGAGQNAVLEIDRAQAIRFAIHSANPDDVIVLAGKGHETYQEINGVRHPFSDVDEARAALVSRPEGGAA; encoded by the coding sequence GTGACGGAAGCCGTTGCCGACACCCTTCTTGCCGAACTGAAAGACGCTGGTATCGAACCGACGGGGGTCACCGCCGACTCCCGTCGTGTCGTGTCCGGCGATCTGTTCCTCGCCTATCCGGGGCTGACCGTGGATGGGCGTCGTTTCATCCCGGCTGCGGTCGAGGCCGGTGCCTGCGCCGTCGTGGCCGAACGAGGCGCCGGCGCATCCGCCGATGCCGGGGTGCCGATCATCGACGCGGACGGCGCCCAGCGACTGGGCGGTTATCTGGCGGATCGCATCTATGGCAGGCCCAGTGCCACCTTGTGGGTGGCCGGTGTTACCGGGACCAATGGAAAGACCACCACGAGCCAGTGGCTGGCGATGGCCCTGGCCAGTTGCGGCGTTCGCTGCGGCATCATCGGCACGCTGGGGAGCGGTTTCCCGGGCCGCCTTGAGGCCGGCATGCACACAACGCCTGACGCGCCTGCCGTGCATCGTGAGTTGGCGTCACTGCGTGATGCCGGTGCCGAGGCGGTGGCAATGGAGGTGTCATCCATTGGCCTGCACCAGGGGCGCGTCAATGGTGTGCGCTTCGATGTGGCCATCTTCACCAACCTGAGCCGCGATCATCTCGACTACCACGGTGACATGGAAACCTACGCCGAGGCCAAGGCGGACCTGTTCCGCATGGCGGTCGGTCATGCCGTGATCAATCTGGACGATGCTTTCGGTGTCGAGCTGGCCCGTCGTATGGTCGACGCCGGAACGGCCACCATTGGCTACACGCTGGTGGCCACCAATGCTGCGGCAGCCCCCGGGGTGCAGCATCTGGTCGCAGAAGAGGTGCGCAGTACCGCGTCCGGCATCCGCTTTACCGTGTGCTGGGCGGGCGAGCAACTGCCCGTCAGCGTGCGCCTGGTGGCCCCTTTCAATGTGTCGAACCTGCTCGCCGTCATGGCGACCCTGCTGGCGCGCGGCGTCTCCCTCAAGGATGCCGTGCAGGCGTGCATGCCACTGACCCCGCCCGAGGGGCGCATGCAGATCGTCGGCGGCGTCGGCGAGCCCCTGGTGCTGGTCGATTACGCGCATACGCCCGACGCACTGGAGAAAGTGCTCGAAGCGGCACGGGACACCACCCGGGCACGTCGCGGCAAACTGATCTGTGTGGTCGGTTGTGGTGGCGATCGCGACAAGGGGAAGCGCCCGATCATGGGTGAGGTGGCCTCTCGGCTGAGTGACACGGCGTGGCTCACCAGTGACAACCCCAGAACGGAAGACCCGAGCGCGATTCTGGAGCAAGTGGCTGCGGGCGCCGGACAGAATGCCGTGCTCGAAATCGACCGTGCGCAGGCGATTCGTTTTGCCATTCACTCGGCCAACCCGGACGACGTCATCGTGCTTGCCGGTAAAGGGCATGAGACGTATCAGGAAATCAACGGCGTGCGTCATCCGTTCTCGGATGTGGACGAAGCCCGGGCCGCGCTGGTGTCGCGCCCGGAAGGCGGTGCCGCATGA